The following DNA comes from Hypomesus transpacificus isolate Combined female chromosome 5, fHypTra1, whole genome shotgun sequence.
GTTTATTCATGTTATGTAAGTAGTCAACACTGATACATTATAACTGTCTTTAGTCAAATGTAAGAACATAAACAGCATATGAGTTTAGTTTAATTTAAGTCTAAACAAATATGTTATTGAGACACAAAATGCCCTCATTTAATGGAATGACCTAGCGTTAGCTACCTTGGTTTTGCATGTTTCCAACACTGCttggagaggcagctaaatctttttttgcgttttggacgtccatatggacgtccatagactgacggcgatggctgctgatctttgcatggatggacggacggcgatgctgttcagagtgccgtccatagagggagcatatattttggacggcgtcatagccgtccatatggacggcgatgctgttcagagtgccgtccatagaggaagcagatattttggacggcgatggattagcagggacgtccctcgtgccgtccatagagggagcagatattttggacggcgtcatagccgtccatatggacggcgatgctgttcagagtgccgtccatagagggagcatatattttggacggcgatggattgaatgtttagcaggctgttgagctaacagaactgccgaaggctaccatagcatgtagctagctacattaactttggatgactcaatcttttgtcaagttaatttgtatgaattgcatgttagtgcaatatttacgcctttattctgttttttttacataatcagcagtatgatctcatgacaatatagacttgaaaaacaatatgttatggtttgggtgtgcctataggctacatatattttaattatttcgagaattgttaataaagactcatttaaaatttggagtgttaggcccataggctattacgttttgcatttgtctccgctcaaagtggttcgtgcgcaacattggagctactgactggtggctccaaatccacccataaaacactttaaactgacggcttcaaagacctaaagggcaatgtatttcatagggtcataacacaatgttaaaatcttaattgagtctttattaacaattctcgaaatatttaaaatatatgtagcctatatctaggcaaaccctataacatattgtttttcaagtctgtattgtcatgagattatattgttgattggcctacttttgtatgttaaaaataaaataaaggcgtaaatatatagccttcacttaaatgcaattaatacaaaataacgtgacaaaacttattgagtcatccacggttgctgtagctacattcatggtagcctttgacggctttggtttggctcaacacatcgtattgtgttttgcattggtctccgctccaagcgagtgtttgttgttttgcgtttgtctccgtgcgcaaagttcgtgcgcaagattggagctactgactggtggcttcaaatccacccataaaacactttaaactgacggtttaaaagacctaaatggcaatgtatttcatagggtcataacacaatgttaacattttaaatgagtctttattaacaattctcgaaataattaaaataaatgtagcctataggcaaacccaaaccataacatattgtttttcaagtctatattgtcatgagatcatactgctgattatgtaaaaaaaaaacagaataaaggcgtaaatattgcactaacatgcaattcatacaaattaacttgacaaaagattgagtcatccaaagttaatgtagctagctacatgctatggtagccttcggcagttctgttagctcaacagcctgctaaacattcaatccatcgccgtccaaaatatctgctccctctatggacggcactctgaacagcatcgccgtccgtccatccatgcaaagatcagagtctatggacgtccatatggacgtccaaaacgcaaaaaaagatttagctcctactgacTGCTTGCGTGCTGTGTTATCAAACACGGTCTAATATCCTCTGCCCTTACAGACTCAAAAGTACCTTTCAAGGACCTACTCATCTCGCCCTTCACTAAATGTAAGTCTACAACAGCAATAGAGATGAATTAAGTCCCATTGTTTTGTATAGTTTTGTTGAACTGGTGGTTACCTTGACAAAAATCTAATGAATAGTATACAAACCTTGATGCTCCATCACAGGAAGTGTTCATCGTTAGTGCGGTCCGTACCCCAATGGGGTCGTTCAGAGGAAGCCTGTCAGCAGTACCTGCCACCAAGCTGGGCTCCATTGCCATCAAAGGAGCTGTCGAAAAAGCAGGTAGGAACGGAACCGAAACAAAGAAAGCATAACTATTTGAAATGAATCTGATAGTTGAAATTCTGTAATTGATTCACTGACAGTAGTTATGCCCTTTTACAATGGCAAAACTACAAATGCTGCAAATTTAACCTAAGTAGAAAGGTTAATCTTCATGCTTGATGAAGCTAGGTGTGTGCAGGGACCTGATGGGATGCTCTCTGTGTTTAGGTATACCagcagaggaggtgaaggaagtATACATGGGCAACGTATTGCAGGCAGGGGAGGGACAAGCCCCCACCAGACAAGCCTTACTGGGAGCAGGTAAAATCAGAGAATCCATGCAAGcttccacacactcacacacagataacCGCTTACACTTGATCTGTGTAACTCGTACTGTAACCGGTCCTATACACAATTTGCCTTTCTAGGGTTAAGCCTCTCCACTCCAGCAACAACCATCAACAAAGTCTGTGCCTCAGGAATGAAGTCTGTGATGCTGGCTGCTCAAAGTCTAATGTGTGGCCACCAGGTATatgtataaatacaaatataatacAGAGATCAAAAACCTGAACAGTttattttaatgtatttatttttaatcaCTTTTCCTAACTAACATATCAGATTATGGTTGTGGATAACAGAATCCAAACTGGCCAATTGCACAGTTTGTATAACTTTCCGTTTCTGTCACCCCTACATTTATCTCATGTCAATTTGTGTCTGAAATAGGACGATGAAATGATTTGACTAACTGGATCTGTGTTGTTTCCTGGGTGTCAGGATGTGATGGTGGCCGGCGGTATGGAGAGCATGTCAAACGTCCCTTACGTGATGGGGAGAGACACCCCATCCTACGGAGGCTTGAAGGTGGAGGACATCATCGTGAAGGACGGCCTCACCGATGTCTACAACAAGTTCCACATGGTACTGCTCTGTCTTAATGTGGCGGTGTAATGGAGAAATAGGTCCACCGGTCTATGAAGTAACGGTACCATTCTGTTCGTTTGCTGTAGGGAAACTGTGCCGAAAACACAGCCAAGAACAGCCAGATCACCCGGGAAGAGCAGGATGCCTACGCCATCAGCTCCTACACCCGCAGCAAAGCAGCGTGGGAAGCTGGGGTGCTCGCCAGAGAGATTGTACCTGTCAGCATCCCCCAGAGAGGTAAACACGGATAGTTATATATTTTCTCCCCGGCTGGAATCTCTGTGGTTAGAAGCACGTACCACATACTGCACTG
Coding sequences within:
- the acat1 gene encoding acetyl-CoA acetyltransferase, mitochondrial, whose protein sequence is MSSSGLLTMRTQFCRHLTQKYLSRTYSSRPSLNEVFIVSAVRTPMGSFRGSLSAVPATKLGSIAIKGAVEKAGIPAEEVKEVYMGNVLQAGEGQAPTRQALLGAGLSLSTPATTINKVCASGMKSVMLAAQSLMCGHQDVMVAGGMESMSNVPYVMGRDTPSYGGLKVEDIIVKDGLTDVYNKFHMGNCAENTAKNSQITREEQDAYAISSYTRSKAAWEAGVLAREIVPVSIPQRGKPDVVVAEDEEWRRVDFSKVAKLRAVFQKENGTVTAANASTLNDGAAALVLMTADAVKRLNVTPLARIVSFADAAVAPIDFPIAPAFAVPKVLEAGGVKKEDITMWEINEAFSVVVLANIKMLDIDPAKVNVNGGAVSLGHPIGMSGTRIVGHMVHHLEAGQYGLAGICNGGGGASSILIQKL